One genomic window of Fusarium verticillioides 7600 chromosome 2, whole genome shotgun sequence includes the following:
- a CDS encoding D-lactate dehydrogenase: MKLAVFSTKPYDKKYLSSVLGAKHAESGIELIFHEFALNEDTVSLVDGADAICVFVNDVVNDNVISALSEFGVKAILLRCAGFNNVDLDAAQRLRIMVANVPSYSPEAVAEFAVALIQTLNRKTHRAYNRVREGNFALDGLLGKTLYGKTVGIVGVGKIGLATARIMRGFGCRLLAYDPFPSPAFEEYGEYKSLEDLLPQCDIVSLHCPLMEQTRHIINRNTISLMKEGAMLVNTSRGGLLDTESVIHALKTNHIGGLALDVYEAEGELFYNDHSSTIIQDDKLMRLMTFPNVVVCGHQAFFTEEALTEIAECTLSNLEEWIETKTSKNSLTKDLKLRRRESLPVRAI, translated from the coding sequence ATGAAGCTCGCCGTATTCAGTACAAAACCCTACGATAAAAAGTACTTGTCGTCAGTCCTCGGCGCCAAGCATGCAGAGTCTGGCATCGAGCTCATCTTTCATGAATTCGCTCTTAACGAAGATACCGTCTCTCTCGTTGATGGAGCAGATGCCATTTGCGTCTTCGTCAACGATGTCGTCAACGACAATGTCATCTCCGCCCTGTCAGAATTTGGCGTAAAGGCTATTTTGCTGCGATGCGCAGGCTTCAATAATGTCGACCTCGATGCTGCCCAGCGACTCCGCATCATGGTCGCCAATGTCCCCTCTTACTCTCCCGAGGCTGTTGCCGAGTTTGCTGTTGCTCTGATTCAGACCCTCAACCGAAAGACCCATCGCGCTTACAACCGTGTTCGTGAGGGTAACTttgctcttgatggccttctcgGAAAGACCCTCTATGGCAAGACTGTCGGAATTGTCGGTGTTGGCAAGATCGGTCTTGCTACTGCACGCATCATGAGGGGTTTCGGCTGCAGACTCCTCGCATATGATCCCTTCCCTTCGCCAGCCTTTGAGGAGTATGGCGAGTACAAGTCCCTCGAAGACCTTCTGCCTCAGTGTGATATCGTCAGTCTTCATTGTCCTCTCATGGAGCAAACACGgcacatcatcaaccgcAACACTATTTCTTTGATGAAAGAGGGTGCCATGCTGGTCAATACCTCACGAGGTGGCCTGCTCGACACTGAATCCGTCATCCATGCGCTCAAGACAAACCATATCGGTGGCCTCGCGCTCGATGTGTACGAGGCGGAAGGTGAACTCTTCTACAACGACCACTCGTCGACAATCATTCAAGATGATAAGCTCATGCGCCTCATGACGTTCCCCAATGTGGTTGTTTGCGGTCAccaagccttcttcaccGAGGAGGCTCTCACCGAGATCGCCGAGTGTACCCTCAGCAACCTCGAGGAGTGGATAGAGACCAAGACAAGCAAGAACTCTCTGACCAAGGACCTCAAGTTGCGACGCCGTGAATCACTACCCGTCCGCGCCATCTAA